A stretch of Spirosoma oryzicola DNA encodes these proteins:
- a CDS encoding ABC transporter permease, with protein sequence MKPDQSQKPPLSKWVDKLLGWLVAPHLREEVLGDIHERYARRVQRLGERKARLTYWREVLAYARPSFITRKPSPYSTPSYTDMLRNYLKIAFRNLIKQKGYSFINIAGLSVGMAVAMLIGLWIHHEYSYDKFLPDYQQLYQVRRNFNSNGDTLTFTTTSLKLADALRYQIPEVEQVAESDHMGSHGLKVGDKKIYLNGAQIGGDFLQMFQYPLVEGKASLALKDPYSIVLTESTAKALFGSENPMGKIVRFDNQNDLKVTGILKDLPTNSSLQFNYLVPFSYYEATVNNVRMDRSGSFGNNGYQIFVKLKPGASYAQVSNKIALIQHTERNNSNAMNSVVILQPLQNWHLYSTYQNGKETGGFIEYIRMFSVIGILVVLIACINFVNLTTARSARRAKEVGVRKSVGSQRQQLIGQFLIESFLLTVVAFLFSLLLMQILLPAFNSLTESQIAIPYTTAGFWMAVLGCLLITALLAGSLPAFYLSSFQPVKVLKGTMQVGKAASLPRKVLVVAQFSCSIALILSAIIVFKQIQHAKNRPTGYDVNRLLMTNMNLELSQNFTVLKDELIKNGIAEQVSQSSSPATDIWWHSDLDKWPGKNAGETVELGVILVAKDYFKTVGMTLAQGRDFSGENDTTSVIFNEAAIKRFRLPNPIGQLITWQGKPLRIVGVAKNALMQSPFTKADPTMFVCTSFPLNVLLYRISPRLTTQEALSKMTALFNTYNPSYAYSYQFADESYAAKFKQESLIGKLAGIFAGLAIFISCLGLFGLASFMAERRTKEIGVRKVLGASILNVWGLLSKEFVYLVGIAFLIATPVAYYLLSNWLQKYEYRTEMSWWIFALTGLGAMVVTLLTVSFQSIKAALLNPVKSLKME encoded by the coding sequence ATGAAACCTGATCAATCGCAAAAGCCGCCCTTGTCGAAGTGGGTCGACAAACTGCTCGGTTGGCTGGTGGCTCCGCATCTGCGTGAAGAGGTATTGGGCGACATTCACGAACGCTACGCCCGGCGGGTGCAGCGCCTGGGTGAACGCAAAGCCCGTCTTACGTACTGGCGCGAGGTGCTCGCCTACGCAAGACCCTCATTCATTACACGTAAACCATCACCGTATTCTACCCCAAGCTATACAGACATGCTACGGAATTATCTGAAAATCGCTTTTCGCAACCTGATCAAGCAGAAGGGTTACTCGTTTATCAACATCGCGGGGTTGTCGGTCGGAATGGCGGTTGCCATGCTCATCGGTCTGTGGATACACCACGAGTATTCATACGACAAGTTTCTCCCGGACTATCAGCAGCTGTACCAGGTACGACGAAATTTCAACAGCAACGGCGACACGCTCACGTTTACGACGACATCCCTCAAGCTGGCCGACGCGCTACGTTATCAGATACCAGAAGTTGAACAGGTTGCCGAGAGCGATCATATGGGTTCTCACGGGCTCAAGGTCGGCGATAAGAAAATTTACCTGAACGGTGCCCAGATCGGGGGCGACTTTCTGCAAATGTTTCAATACCCGCTGGTCGAAGGGAAAGCTAGCCTGGCGCTGAAAGACCCTTATTCGATTGTGCTGACCGAATCGACCGCCAAAGCGCTGTTTGGAAGCGAAAATCCAATGGGTAAGATCGTGCGGTTCGACAACCAGAACGATCTAAAAGTAACGGGGATTCTGAAGGATCTACCCACCAATTCGTCGTTGCAGTTCAACTACCTCGTTCCGTTCAGTTATTACGAAGCCACGGTAAACAACGTGCGGATGGATCGCAGCGGCAGCTTTGGTAATAACGGGTATCAAATCTTCGTCAAACTCAAACCCGGCGCATCCTATGCACAGGTTTCCAATAAAATTGCCTTGATTCAGCATACAGAGCGGAACAATAGTAATGCGATGAATTCGGTAGTGATCCTGCAACCGCTGCAAAACTGGCATCTGTACTCCACGTACCAGAATGGAAAAGAAACGGGTGGATTCATTGAGTACATCCGAATGTTCAGCGTGATTGGTATTCTAGTCGTTCTGATTGCCTGCATCAACTTTGTGAACCTGACCACCGCCCGTTCGGCCAGACGAGCCAAAGAAGTAGGGGTCAGAAAGTCAGTTGGTTCGCAACGGCAGCAGCTCATCGGCCAGTTTCTGATCGAATCGTTCCTGCTTACGGTTGTCGCCTTCCTGTTCTCCCTGCTCCTGATGCAGATCCTGTTGCCCGCATTCAATAGCCTGACTGAAAGCCAGATCGCTATTCCGTACACGACGGCTGGGTTCTGGATGGCGGTGCTGGGCTGCCTGCTGATAACGGCGCTGCTGGCCGGTAGTTTACCCGCCTTTTATCTGTCTTCGTTTCAACCCGTAAAGGTGCTAAAAGGTACGATGCAGGTTGGAAAAGCGGCTTCGTTACCGCGTAAGGTATTGGTGGTCGCTCAGTTCAGCTGCTCCATTGCCTTGATCCTGAGCGCCATCATCGTTTTTAAACAAATCCAGCACGCGAAGAACAGGCCGACGGGGTACGATGTCAACCGGCTGCTGATGACCAACATGAACCTTGAGCTCAGTCAGAATTTCACCGTTCTGAAAGATGAGTTGATCAAAAACGGCATTGCTGAGCAGGTATCGCAGTCATCGAGTCCGGCGACGGATATCTGGTGGCATTCCGATCTGGACAAATGGCCCGGCAAAAACGCGGGTGAAACGGTAGAGCTGGGCGTTATACTGGTTGCTAAGGACTACTTCAAAACGGTAGGCATGACGCTGGCGCAGGGTCGGGATTTCAGCGGTGAAAACGATACAACCAGCGTTATTTTTAACGAAGCGGCCATTAAACGGTTCCGATTGCCGAACCCGATTGGTCAGCTCATTACCTGGCAGGGAAAACCGCTACGCATTGTCGGTGTCGCCAAAAACGCCCTGATGCAATCGCCTTTTACCAAAGCCGACCCAACGATGTTTGTCTGCACGTCGTTCCCGCTCAACGTCCTTTTGTACCGCATTTCCCCCCGTCTAACGACGCAGGAGGCCCTTAGCAAGATGACGGCTTTGTTCAATACCTACAATCCGTCGTATGCCTATAGTTATCAGTTTGCCGACGAGAGCTACGCTGCCAAGTTTAAGCAGGAATCGCTCATTGGAAAACTGGCTGGGATTTTCGCTGGTCTGGCCATCTTTATTTCCTGTCTGGGTTTGTTTGGTCTGGCTTCGTTCATGGCCGAACGACGTACGAAGGAGATCGGGGTTCGGAAAGTACTGGGGGCATCGATACTCAATGTCTGGGGGCTTTTGTCTAAAGAGTTTGTCTATCTGGTTGGTATCGCCTTTCTCATCGCCACACCCGTAGCCTACTACCTGCTCTCAAACTGGTTGCAGAAATACGAATACCGGACGGAGATGTCCTGGTGGATCTTTGCCCTGACGGGTCTGGGTGCCATGGTTGTTACGTTGCTCACCGTCAGCTTTCAAAGCATCAAAGCGGCCTTACTGAATCCGGTGAAGAGTTTGAAAATGGAGTAG